From a single Stackebrandtia endophytica genomic region:
- a CDS encoding vWA domain-containing protein — protein sequence MTEDVNPAENRRQVLYWRLLSQLFSGEEQSALESGAVEVVEAAELPTALLEPRTTVKTVVQRFPELADELDGIMVPEESDEPIGDDEVRRAALVSKLLMNLFNVGTGNVEAGQLSKWKDDVGWIERAMGADPGGLGSVPGGAELGGTITELEGDLVSRMRLREVLADPVLARQLTPSMSLVEQLLRDKHELSGVALANAKSLIRRYIDEIAEVLRTQVESTSAGTIDRSVPPKRVFRNLDIDRTIWKNLTNWNAEDQRLYVDRLFYRQTSRRTTPATLIVVVDQSGSMLDSMVNCTILASIFAGLPKVKVHLIAFDTRAIDLTPWVHDPFEMLMRTKLGGGNDGPVAMNMAQPMITDPRNTVMVWISDFYEFDRSQALYEGIASAHRSGVTFIPVGSVASSGSSHINPWFRDRLKALGTPVLSGRLNKLIFELKNFLA from the coding sequence ATGACCGAGGATGTCAATCCCGCGGAGAACCGGCGTCAAGTGCTCTACTGGCGACTGTTGTCGCAGCTGTTCAGCGGCGAGGAGCAGTCCGCGCTCGAATCCGGCGCGGTCGAGGTGGTCGAGGCGGCCGAGCTGCCGACGGCCCTGTTGGAGCCCCGCACGACGGTGAAGACCGTGGTGCAGCGGTTCCCCGAGCTCGCCGACGAACTCGACGGCATCATGGTGCCCGAGGAGTCCGACGAGCCCATCGGCGATGACGAGGTGCGCCGCGCCGCACTGGTGTCGAAGCTGCTGATGAACCTGTTCAACGTCGGAACCGGCAACGTCGAGGCGGGGCAGCTCTCCAAATGGAAGGACGACGTCGGCTGGATCGAACGCGCTATGGGCGCCGATCCGGGCGGCTTGGGCTCGGTGCCCGGTGGCGCCGAACTCGGCGGCACCATCACCGAGCTCGAAGGGGACCTGGTGTCCCGGATGAGGCTGCGGGAGGTGTTGGCCGATCCGGTACTGGCTCGACAGCTCACCCCGAGCATGTCCCTGGTGGAGCAGCTGCTGCGTGACAAGCACGAGCTGTCGGGCGTGGCTCTGGCCAACGCGAAGTCGCTGATCCGCCGCTACATCGACGAGATCGCCGAGGTGCTGCGCACTCAGGTCGAGTCGACCAGTGCCGGAACCATCGATCGATCCGTGCCACCGAAACGGGTGTTCCGCAACCTCGACATCGACCGGACGATCTGGAAGAACCTCACCAACTGGAATGCCGAGGATCAACGGCTCTACGTCGACCGCCTGTTCTACCGGCAGACGTCCCGACGGACGACGCCCGCCACCCTGATCGTGGTCGTCGACCAGTCGGGTTCCATGTTGGACTCCATGGTCAACTGCACGATTCTGGCCTCGATCTTCGCGGGCCTGCCGAAGGTGAAGGTCCATCTCATCGCGTTCGACACCCGCGCCATCGACTTGACGCCGTGGGTCCACGACCCGTTCGAGATGTTGATGCGGACCAAACTCGGCGGCGGAAACGACGGCCCGGTCGCGATGAACATGGCCCAGCCGATGATCACCGACCCCCGCAACACCGTGATGGTGTGGATCTCCGACTTCTACGAGTTCGACCGGTCCCAGGCCCTGTACGAGGGCATCGCCTCGGCGCACCGTTCCGGGGTCACGTTCATCCCCGTCGGATCGGTGGCCAGTTCGGGCAGCAGTCACATCAACCCGTGGTTCCGGGATCGCCTGAAGGCATTGGGGACGCCGGTGTTGTCCGG